From a single Arvicanthis niloticus isolate mArvNil1 chromosome 19, mArvNil1.pat.X, whole genome shotgun sequence genomic region:
- the Cenph gene encoding centromere protein H: MEQRQERPVAGAEACGEERGLSQAAEERIEDRISLLLRLRAQTKQQLLEYKSMIDANEEKTPEQIIQEKQIEFKIENLENEIEDVKSNFEVKSLALSRMKLSAALQNDMENSGPESSVLTDDMKHILKLQKLIMKSQEESSELEKKLLDVRKKRLQLKQASRTKLLEVQTEKNKQKEDVDKMENSEMIKTLKKNLQMEIKITTVIQHAFQGLILGSKTNWAEDPALRETVLQLEKSLTTL; this comes from the exons ATGGAGCAGCGGCAGGAGAGGCCTGTGGCCGGGGCTGAGGCCTGCGGAGAGGAGCGGGGTCTGTCTCAGGCCGCGGAGGAGCGCATCGAGGACCGCATCAGCCTGCTGCTCAG GCTGAGAGCACAGACAAAACAACAGCTCTTAGAATATAAGTCCATGATTGATGCAA atgaagaaaaaaCTCCAGAACAGATTATTCAAGAAAAACAGATTGAATT TAAAATTGAAAACCTGGAGAATGAAATTGAAGATGTAAAAAGTAATTTTGAAGTGAAAAGTCTTGCACTGAGCAG gatGAAACTTTCAGCTGCACTTCAAAATGACATGGAGAACTCGGGCCCCGAGAGTAG TGTGCTCACTGATGACATGAAGCACATATTAAAGCTACAAAAGTTAATCATGAAGTCACAGGAG GAGTCTTCAGAACTGGAGAAAAAGCTGCTTGATGTCAGAAAGAAGAGACTAC AATTAAAACAAGCTTCAAGAACTAAGCTTTTAGAAGTACAAACCGAgaagaacaaacagaaagaggATGTGGACAAGATGGAGAATTCTGAAATGATAAAgaccttgaaaaaaaatctacagatggAGATAAAGATTACTACAGTTATTCAACATGCATTCCAG ggcCTTATTTTGGGGAGTAAAACCAACTGGGCAGAGGATCCTGCCCTCAGAGAGACTGTGCTGCAGCTGGAGAAGAGTCTCACCACACTATAA